CATTGCGATTTGCGCATAAGTTGCGACCGTGCCGCGCGGCACAAGCTTCACCGCGTCGTACACGTCGCGCGCGAACTTTGTAACTTCTCGCTCACGCATTTTCTCTGACCTTTGCCCTATCCAACATTTCGTCGAACAAAATCTTGCACTTCGCTTTTTTGTCGTCACGCACTATCTCGCCGACTTCGGGGACTTTGATAACACCCTTTAACGGGTTTTTAACGCTGTCGAGCGGAGCGCGGAGCGTGGCGTACACTTCCGACTGCTCGAAGCATCCGTCCGTTTTTTGCATAACGCAGTCTATAAGCCGAACCTTTTTGCAATAGCAGAGCGGACGCGTGCCGATTATCGTACAATTCTTTAAAGTCAAGTTCTCGGAATACCAGCCGAGGTACTCGCCTATAATAACGCAATTTTCAAGGGTGACGCCCTTGGCTTTCCACAACCCCTCGGTGGTGTCGATCTTGCTGTCCATGATTATAGCGCCTTCGGCATACTGAAAAGCGTATTTGCCTTTTATATCGAGCCGCCGCGCCGCTACGTTCTCTGCGCGAAGCATGAAATATTCCGACTTAGCCGAACTATCGGTTATGCGCACTCCGTCCGCGTTCCAGCCGAACTCGTCCGTGGCGATCTCGCAATCCTTGACGATGATATTTTTACATTCGCGTATCGCTCTTACGCCGTCGCCCTCTATCTTGCAATTAACAATTTCGAGTTCTTTCTCGCCGTAAAGCGCGAGTCGCTCGGTTATCGTTTGACTCTCAAGCCTCATTCGGGGATTCCTCGTTGGAATTATAATTATTTATATAGTCTATAGTTTGCTGTGCATTGGTTATATGCCGCATTTTGTATTTTTTAATTTTGCCCTTGTCGGTTTTTGCGGTCAGTGTGATCGTACCGCTAAGCAACGATTTTTCGTAGAACGCGCGGTGATAGGTCGTTTTTACTATATCCTTTATATATACGGTGTTGCGGTAATCCTTGCCACGGACCTTAATAACGACGCGGTCGGCATACACCGTATAAGTCTGCTCCGCACTGAACGATACGATTACCGATATCGCACCGAAGCATACTGCGATTGCGGCGAGTATTGCGCCGAGCGTGCCGCTGAACGCGCACAGTCCGCACAGCCCGCCCGCGATAACGAGCGTAATACCTATACGCGACAAAACAGCAAACCTGCGGTAAGCTTTATAATTCATAACGTATTGAAACATTATTTTGTCTTGCTGCTCGGGCATTTTATATAACCCCCGTAGTGATCAATAAATAAAATATATAAAGGATCGGCGGAATAGCGTTGAGCGCGTAAATACCTACGAGTGCGCCCTTCCTCTCGCCCAGCTTGTTTTTAATAAACATCATACTGAGCGTAGTCACCGTAGCTATCGCGCCGAAAATCATCAGCCACATGGAGTCGGTATTGAATATATAAATATTCGACTCATTGGGCGGGAATGAAAACACGTCGGTTACGAAAAGTATAGCGAAGTTGAAAATGTTCGAGCCGATGATA
The window above is part of the Clostridiales bacterium genome. Proteins encoded here:
- a CDS encoding DUF3737 family protein; protein product: MRLESQTITERLALYGEKELEIVNCKIEGDGVRAIRECKNIIVKDCEIATDEFGWNADGVRITDSSAKSEYFMLRAENVAARRLDIKGKYAFQYAEGAIIMDSKIDTTEGLWKAKGVTLENCVIIGEYLGWYSENLTLKNCTIIGTRPLCYCKKVRLIDCVMQKTDGCFEQSEVYATLRAPLDSVKNPLKGVIKVPEVGEIVRDDKKAKCKILFDEMLDRAKVRENA